DNA sequence from the Paenibacillus azoreducens genome:
TTCCTCAATGATCTGCCCGTTGTCCATAAACACAATCCTATCGGCGGCTTCCCTCGCAAAGCCCATTTCATGGGTAACGATGACCATGGTCATGCCTTCATGGGCCAAGGCACGCATGACATCCAGAACCTCTCCGATCATTTCCGGATCGAGGGCGGAGGTAGGTTCGTCAAAGAGCATGATTTTGGGTTTCATGGCGAGTCCCCGGGCGATGGCCACCCGCTGCTGCTGGCCGCCGGAAAGCTGCGAAGGGTAGCTTTGCGCTTTATCGGCAATTCCGACCCGCATTAAATAGGAGAGAGCGCTTTCTTCTGCTTCATGCTTAGGCCGTTTAAGAACCTTCATGGGTGCGAGCGTAATATTATCGATCACTTTCTTGTGGGGATACAGATTAAAATGCTGAAAAACGATGCCGATATCGCGCCGGAAACGGTTGATGTCCACTTTCTTGTCATGAAGAGGCGTGCCGTTAACGATCAGTTCTCCGGAGGAGATGGCTTCAAGCCGGTTGATGCAGCGGAGCAGCGTGCTTTTTCCGGAGCCGGAGGGACCGATGATAACGACAACTTCGCCTTCTTCAATGCGAAGATTAATATTTTGCAGAACTTGAAAGCTGCCATAAGATTTGGATACCCCGCGAAACTCGATCATAATGAAGACCTCCTTTCGTAAGTCATGAAGTCATTGCTGTTTATCTCCGTGGAAGCTGTGTACATCTTTACCAATGTATTTCCATTTCCGTCACATCATGCGTGAATAATGAAAAAATTTCGGTCAAATGGGTCCCGTGACGAATGCAGACAAAAAGCCCGCATCTTGATCAGGTGCGGGCTCGGAAGGCAAAAGCGGATTAACGTTTCTTTTTGATCAAAGCGGCGATCAACGAAATGATCGACAGGACAAGCGCGGCACAGGATACAACAAGCGTGGCAGTTTGTACGCCATTGCTTGACGAGCTTTCACTACCCGCTTGCGCCGTTTCGGAGCTGCTTGTGCCTGTTTGCTGCTGCGTATGATCTTTGTGATCTGCAGCCCCGGCGTTATGGTCATGTCCGGAGGTTTCGACCGGTTGACCGGCAATGGTCGTTATTTTCGTCATGGAATGCGGGGATTCGGAGCCTTCGTCTCCGGTCCATTCCACGATGCTTCCATCCTTGTAGTATTGGAAGGCATCCCAAGCTACGTCGGCCTCTTTGTCGGGATTGTGGGCCACGAAGTTAAACTGCTGGAATTGCCCGGCCAGAATGCCTTCGCCGGTTGCATTCCAGGTGATGCTGCTAATTTTGCCGGAGCCGTCTTTTTCGGTTGTAACTTTCCAGTCAGGAACCGGCTGATACTGCATTAATTCCACGCCTTCGGGTACTTTCAAGGTAACTTTGGTTGTCGCAATTTCCTTTTCGGATGGAATCTTGATCGTATAGGTTTCCCAAGCTCCCGGTTGGGATGCTGCCGGTTTTACGGTTACATGCGCGCTTGCGATGCCCGAGAACAGCAGCAAACCCGCTGCTGCAGCAGTAATAACCGGTAGACGCTTGAAAATGTTCTTCATGTTGTTTCTCTCCTTTAAGATAGAATCATTTTGGATGCAGTAGTGTCAGCGTTAGATGATAAAACATAAATTTTTTAATAAAATTTAAAGTTTATGGCGTTAATGATTACCGACATAAATGATGATATCGGTGTCCCAGGCGTCAAGTTTGGCGGTCAGCACATGCACATGGACATTCCATTTCCCCGCCATGCTGATCAAATCTTGGGCTGTATAACCTTCGGCTTTGCCTCCCGGCATGACGATCTCGTATTTGCCCATGTCCATGTCCAGATGGGTCAAGGTGAGCTTGATTTGTTGGATCCCCTCAACCGGCTGCCCTTTACTGTCATGCACCTGAACTTTAAAGTCGTTTACGCCTGTTACATTCGGGGTAATTTGCAGCGATATCACGTTTTGGTTCTCAAGCGTCCGCTCGACATGAAGCGGGCCGGGTGATGACATGGCGGTCGGCATATTGGTTAGGACAGCCGCAAGCGCCAGAACGACTATGCCGGCAGCAAGCTCAAGCCATACACCGGCTCCCAGCTTGCGCTTTTCCCTTCTTCCGCTCAGCATATTCCAGCCGGCGAGTGCCAGCATGAGCAGCATAAGCACGCATTTGGCCAGCAGCACTTGACCGTATGGCGTGTGGAACAGCGAATACCAGGTCGGCACATTTTGCAGGCTGCCGTAAATGCCGCTGATCAGAATCAAGCCGACGAACAGGCTTCCCCATAAGCCGAATCTGCGGATGACGGCAAAATAACTTTGTTTGCGTTCCTCCGATGCTTTCGGCAAAGTCGACTCTTTGGGCAGCAGCACGGCGAAAGCGAGCAGGCTGCCAAGCCAAAGCGATGCGGCTCCAAGGTGGAGAAAGTCCATGGCAATGCCGATGACTTTGGACTCGGAAGCGGCTGGATGGCCGATAAACGACTTCGCGAGCAGCATGGTCAAGACAAGCAGAAAGGCGATCGTGCCGGCGATATATGCATTGTCTTTGTCTTTGATTTTTGGCGCGTATATTGCCAAGGCTGCAATGATAAGCAGCAGCAGAAGCTGGACCAGCCAAACTTCGCCAAAACTGGTGATCCGGAGCATTTTGAGCAGCAGCGAGGGTTCTGACCATACGCCGCTCCAGCCAACGCCTGCGTCGATCCCGGTCTGCAGCGGAAGACTCAGCAGGAAGCTCGCCGCAAAAACGGCGATGCAGCCCCACATCAGTTTCCTGCTTCTCGGTGACCAGTCCGGACGGATGCCTGCACCCGCCGGGAGCAAAAACAACTGGAAGAAATAGATGCCCGCCAGAAAGGCCAGGCTCGTATAGATCAACCAGCGGATGATAACCAGATCGGCCCCAGGCATGCCTGAGGAGACGACGGTTTCGGAGCGGGTATCAGCGGCGCCGCTGCCAGCCCCGACCTGAAACGAATAAGTGCCTTCAATCGGATGGCCATCCGCCGATACGGCTTTCCATTGAACGGCAAAAACCCCTTTCGGAAGATCAGGCTGCAAGGGGGCTTCAAGAATGAAGGTTTCCCCGTCTGGGAACCGGCTTTCCCCCGAATTTACCGTTTTGCCGGATGAGTCCGTCACTTTGATCGCGTGGAAAGCCTTCTGCAGAGGTTCGTTAAAGTGAATCATCACTTTGTCCGGCGGCTCGGTCAGCTGCTCATTTGCGGCCGGAACGGATTCGACGATGTAGGCATGAGCCGCAGCAAAACCCGGATTCAGCAGGAGAAGGATAACCATCATCATGAGCGCGGCCGGCCAAAGTCGCAATTTTTTGTTCAATCCATCACCTTCTATATAGAGCTTTGCAAAAATGAATATCCAACAATTTGAATTTGCAAACGTCCCTGATTGTTTTTAGACCTTCCTTCGGAAAGCCTCATGGGTAACATAGGCTAAATCTCTTGAATGAAGCCGCTTCTCAGCAGTTGTACGGTATTGTCTGAGCCCAGAATTATTTTATAGTTCGCATCCCCGAAAAAAAATGGCCCGTGTGGGCTATTCATGCAAAAGAGAGCAGCTTTAGAGAATTTCGACAATCCGCTATAAGGGTATGTAGGGGAATAATGGATGTTGTTTTAATGATTTTAAGGGTATGGCAGAGAAATACGGAGCTATAATTCGGCTGGTATCGTTCAGCGCCATTTCTGCATCCTCAGCTCGATCAAGGGAGTTTGAGGCGTTTTCTGCATGTTTTCATTATCTTTCAAAACGCTTTATAATGATAAAGTGAATTCCCGGCAAGGGCGAAAATCAAACCAGGAGTGATTTAATTTTATGAGTCAAGCTGTATTGGAACGTCGCAGTGAAATGCTGAAAAAGCATATTCAACAATTGCTTATTAGGGATAACCAGCAAGGAATCAGTCGTCAGCAAAGCAAGTTTCTGCAGCAAATGATCAAAGAACTTCATCAAACCTCGCATGAAATGAACGAAAACAAATAACGCTTTTTGTAAAAAAAGATCTTACTCTAACCTTATAAGTGCGTGTTCAAAAAGGTCGGTTTTCAGCACCGAGAAGGTTGGATGAAGCTAGGGACTGAGGAGCGGAGCGTACGTTATAGGTACGTGAGTACCGGAAGTCCCGGGTGAATTCAAGATTCGATGCCGAGTTACTTCTTGATTTACATCGTGATCAAAAGCGGACTTTTTGAACAACCTCTATAATTGAGCAAGGACTGTCCATGTCATAGCAATGACAATGGGGCAGTCCTTTTTTGTTTGCTTAAGAGCCGGTCAGGGGCGGAGTTAAGGAAGCGGGCGAGCTCCCGTTTTTTCCTTCAATGTACGCGATGAACAGTCCGGTCAGGTCGGGATCAAATTGGGTTCCGGAGCAGCGGCGGAGTTCCTCAAGCGCCTCTTGAACCGACTTGGTAGCTTGGTAGGGGCGCTCGGAGGTCATGGCGTCAAATGAATCGATGATGGTAAGCATCCGGCACAGCTGCGGGATTTCAGCTCCTTTATAGCCGTGGGGGTAGCCGGCGCCGTCGAACCGCTCATGATGCAGCTCGATATAAGGGGCGAGCTCCTTGAATTTGTCATGGGTCATCGCCATCTCTTTGCCCCAATTGACATGTTTTTTGACCTTTTCCCATTCCGCAGAGGTCAGCTTGTCCTTTTTGTTCAGGATTTCCCAGGGGATTTCCAGCTTGCCGATATCGTGGATCAGGGCCCCCAGGACGAATTGTTTGCGCGTCATCGCGTCCAGATCCAGCAGGATGCTCATATCCATGGCATAGCGGAATACGCGCTTGGAGTGCTTAAAAGTGTTGATGTCCTTGTACAGAAAAAGCTTCAGCAGCTGTTCGATATCCCGCACATCCTGGGCGATTTCGATTTCCTGTTCCGGCTGCACGGAACTTCCGTATATAAAAGCAATGTTTTTGCCTTGTTTTTTCGCATCGTAAAGCGCCTGGTCCGCATGCAGCACCAGTACAGATTTGTCGTGAATGTCGATATGATAACCGGAAATGCCGGCCGAAAAGGAAAGACAGGCATGCGGCAAAATTTCCACTCCGGCAAATGGGGTGTCATTCACTTTTTTGCGCAGCCGGTCTACGAAAACAAGCGCTTCCTCCTCCGTATAACCCGGCATGAGCAGTGTAAATTCCTCCCCGCCATAACGGGATGCCGTTACGCCGGCTTGTTCGGCCTCTTCCTTGAAAATCGAACCAAGCAGACCGAGCAGCTTATCGCCCTCCAAATGGCCGAAGTGATCGTTATAACGCTTGAAGTCGTCGATGTCGATCATGGCTAGAGACAAAGGTGTGCTTGCGTTTGCGGCAAAGCGGATTTCCTGTTCGAGAAGGATTTCGAAATAGCTGTGATTGAAAAGTCCGGTTCGCTCATCGCGAATGGCGCGCTCCTGAAGTTGAAGGTACATGTCGAACAGCTTTTTAAACAGATGGGAAAGGAAAATGCTGATGCCGAGAAATAAGACAAGCCCGGTAATCCCGTTGTTTTTAATCAGAATCGTCAGAACAAGCGACAGAATCAGAATGCACAGGTAGACAAGCCCCGATTCCCGGAGCAGACCCTTCGGCAGCCGGTAAAAATTGCTCCGGTCAGCCATGTAGTAGTAAATGCCGAGACATAAAACATTCAGGACAAAATAAGTAACCAGCGCCCCTATATAGGACAATAAACTGCCATTTTTAAGATCGCCGAGCTCGCCGCCCAACCCTGAGAATACGGTGCCTGCGCCAAAAATCATGGTTGCGTATACGGAAAAATTGGTTAAATGCTTCCACCACGATAACTTCCGTTCGATGACAGCGGACAAAATCGAGCTGAAGAGCAGAAGCGCATGGGCCGCAGGGGTCCCGAACATAAACAGGGTGGCCAAGTATACCGCGGAGTCCATGGATTGTTTATTGCCGTCCGGAGGAATCCGAAATGTATAGAAATACAAAATTAGCGAAGCGCAGAACATGGATCCGAGAAGCGCCCACTGCTTGGTTGTATA
Encoded proteins:
- a CDS encoding amino acid ABC transporter ATP-binding protein — protein: MIEFRGVSKSYGSFQVLQNINLRIEEGEVVVIIGPSGSGKSTLLRCINRLEAISSGELIVNGTPLHDKKVDINRFRRDIGIVFQHFNLYPHKKVIDNITLAPMKVLKRPKHEAEESALSYLMRVGIADKAQSYPSQLSGGQQQRVAIARGLAMKPKIMLFDEPTSALDPEMIGEVLDVMRALAHEGMTMVIVTHEMGFAREAADRIVFMDNGQIIEESPAPAFFQQPREERARLFLSRLIRH
- a CDS encoding YcnI family protein, whose protein sequence is MKNIFKRLPVITAAAAGLLLFSGIASAHVTVKPAASQPGAWETYTIKIPSEKEIATTKVTLKVPEGVELMQYQPVPDWKVTTEKDGSGKISSITWNATGEGILAGQFQQFNFVAHNPDKEADVAWDAFQYYKDGSIVEWTGDEGSESPHSMTKITTIAGQPVETSGHDHNAGAADHKDHTQQQTGTSSSETAQAGSESSSSNGVQTATLVVSCAALVLSIISLIAALIKKKR
- a CDS encoding copper resistance protein CopC: MNKKLRLWPAALMMMVILLLLNPGFAAAHAYIVESVPAANEQLTEPPDKVMIHFNEPLQKAFHAIKVTDSSGKTVNSGESRFPDGETFILEAPLQPDLPKGVFAVQWKAVSADGHPIEGTYSFQVGAGSGAADTRSETVVSSGMPGADLVIIRWLIYTSLAFLAGIYFFQLFLLPAGAGIRPDWSPRSRKLMWGCIAVFAASFLLSLPLQTGIDAGVGWSGVWSEPSLLLKMLRITSFGEVWLVQLLLLLIIAALAIYAPKIKDKDNAYIAGTIAFLLVLTMLLAKSFIGHPAASESKVIGIAMDFLHLGAASLWLGSLLAFAVLLPKESTLPKASEERKQSYFAVIRRFGLWGSLFVGLILISGIYGSLQNVPTWYSLFHTPYGQVLLAKCVLMLLMLALAGWNMLSGRREKRKLGAGVWLELAAGIVVLALAAVLTNMPTAMSSPGPLHVERTLENQNVISLQITPNVTGVNDFKVQVHDSKGQPVEGIQQIKLTLTHLDMDMGKYEIVMPGGKAEGYTAQDLISMAGKWNVHVHVLTAKLDAWDTDIIIYVGNH
- a CDS encoding diguanylate cyclase, with amino-acid sequence MLKKHLFAKSWVAKNMNALLFCVLGIFLFWLSIRHFSFAYTTKQWALLGSMFCASLILYFYTFRIPPDGNKQSMDSAVYLATLFMFGTPAAHALLLFSSILSAVIERKLSWWKHLTNFSVYATMIFGAGTVFSGLGGELGDLKNGSLLSYIGALVTYFVLNVLCLGIYYYMADRSNFYRLPKGLLRESGLVYLCILILSLVLTILIKNNGITGLVLFLGISIFLSHLFKKLFDMYLQLQERAIRDERTGLFNHSYFEILLEQEIRFAANASTPLSLAMIDIDDFKRYNDHFGHLEGDKLLGLLGSIFKEEAEQAGVTASRYGGEEFTLLMPGYTEEEALVFVDRLRKKVNDTPFAGVEILPHACLSFSAGISGYHIDIHDKSVLVLHADQALYDAKKQGKNIAFIYGSSVQPEQEIEIAQDVRDIEQLLKLFLYKDINTFKHSKRVFRYAMDMSILLDLDAMTRKQFVLGALIHDIGKLEIPWEILNKKDKLTSAEWEKVKKHVNWGKEMAMTHDKFKELAPYIELHHERFDGAGYPHGYKGAEIPQLCRMLTIIDSFDAMTSERPYQATKSVQEALEELRRCSGTQFDPDLTGLFIAYIEGKNGSSPASLTPPLTGS